A section of the Paenibacillus odorifer genome encodes:
- a CDS encoding S-layer homology domain-containing protein: MTSHKWPRRASVAALCAAVVLNAGIVPVSANYTTDFYHEGVGTDYGQAKWKDNSIVKEGVNFSDVTVGEMMQAIEAFDFEAFAKDNSDLPWLDALLVNEGVIPDDVNDEVSANTLFSRGSALYMKTQDNTKLGFVGTVHYADTLNKDTMYNITLSTGDLAEQKNVRKNYPSHENQTYTSGGLEINQRKFISSYNSAVTLLQLKNPTASDITLTMKVKSPFVSAAEGDELVGYRVAAPLMIGKAGQKVVEAMSYVDVHLSGNGMSPSGNELVREITVPAGGSVDQKVVMGWLADEIPGSKLHYESFKAADSNDTAFSAQVREYNEWWAENIPYIDVPDENVKKVLYYRWWCNRFNLLDANIPGNDWQFPMNMEGVLGYNNGITVSVPWAMQDLKWLRDPSYLYGTWLAQGEYSENKNYKNNPGRPNIWTWDMMQNTSQVGWDAYKIYGGGQEILKKFADFSATDVTGTLEHFKGTNPNLVYYNHGPITGNDGDTVSMHWNGSGNYARLDGSSTTYANAVATAKMYEQLGDTAGAAKMNTVAQNIKNSILNEMWYDKADFDGDGVADTNGTGSFLHKKVVGGTDVFNPWRDNNMFVFNFGVVPTEGEEGYEAKYLSQLSDYADPNYYPIFPFFTADQNSIMKRVEDFKNGKTDAFGTDQFAWCNFGNYINTVRASLRYYPIDNINSDVYKTLFDWGAWLHTVEPGNTDHLDSNEFFWLEDYFFGTPWTKDNPPNPSGDMVRAWIHHDTLGMMNYTVVEDMAGIQPRTDDKIELWPINVDYDYFAVDNVRYHDANLSIVWQDPAKYSDNPHYQGIPVGYSLFINDELVMTTNEMSHLIYDTATGKVEKPSGDVTGAVGDNSKTQVLYEKGSATTLAAADQTSLASNEKTVDMFNKAGVDIVNNGTNLAVASGTTVESTYIKSGSNIRNLADNSTIASINHTSNTALFGGSPNSVDTVTFKFDGVQAVDNVKVYFYNDRLLNGYGTPQTFGVEYQDADGSWKPVEGQFRYPEYIASNYNNVEFQKVNTAAIRIHVTHPLELATAIKEIQIYNNNLEVKAAANQAPKVYLETPLKVEQNVPLTIMPQIVDDGLPSGKLTYTWEKISGEGEVEETGLDKAMLQATFKTTGEYEYRLTVSDGELETVVKVPVTVFVATAELTEMIAKFADRDSGRLVRNKDDFTAATWQELQAALTAAKALLAQGEYTLEEIKVATDQMRMAVDNLRYRNAALLAAPSASYTSAWESVYGINDGYIPYTSASIYNSEAETQYGNWGGPGESHWLQLTWKEPVTLSGSSVYFYDDEGGVQVPGDYNFEYWDKDAGKYVPVTGLSEKGKARNAFNEITFDEVKTDKLRLILNKQSTSIWTGVKEWRAISSKPEGEVPAPGDHGAIVSIEQIAVSTTVNVVPTLPAKVTVTYADKTTGLASVVWEEIPLNKLTIATDFTIFGKVAGTDIAASCRISVRYDKSKLKAAIDTAEDPSVNEENYTGTLEQWEALRIALEAAKATYANDGATDGDINVAYSNLKNAFEALQPVEAHDATISGITIPGGSIDQVAKEIILPDTTTLDELKEGLTVPVGVTFAVYEPDSITIAGEIQTGYKVIVTALDKTTTRTYTLTLVSVNPPLITAPLEEKLRAIEALDKSLYVEESWNTLEKEVARAVILLESGTATQADIDEALSQLNAAVAGLKLLSEATPTPTPTSTPVPTATPTPTSTPKPTEAPGTYVPVATAKPSPSASAIAPAVSSGKIVVQTVIGADGKALAELTAADVEKAAKDAKDGILSIVVNPAGNAKQIVIELPLQSLAAAGNVKSLKIDTGTASIMLPESFLKTYTDAKNGKLKLIVGTGDVSGLPLSVSSQLNAGTIKDISLSVDGVVIPSDVLKTSGVKLALPYTLKSGEKAHKVVVYYLNSNQQLEIVKNGRFNTGTQMLELTLPQLGSYVVVHSNVSFKDIATANWALNSIEALAARGAIEGMDAEHFNPNGNVTRAEFIKILMNAFDLLDETAVSTFTDVKDGAWYASPIASAQKLGIVKGKADDNFGASEEITRQEMAVMIYRLAQTINIPLTAGTKASGEAFSDVNQLSADAAKAVEAMRISGIINGMTSNQFGPNGKATRAQAATVIFRLFEQLQ; the protein is encoded by the coding sequence TTTCCAGCTATAACAGTGCTGTAACGCTGCTTCAATTGAAGAATCCTACGGCCAGTGATATAACGTTGACGATGAAGGTTAAATCACCTTTCGTCTCAGCGGCTGAGGGTGATGAGCTGGTGGGTTACAGAGTGGCTGCTCCGCTAATGATAGGCAAAGCCGGGCAAAAGGTAGTTGAAGCGATGTCCTACGTGGATGTTCATCTGAGCGGAAACGGCATGAGTCCTTCCGGAAATGAACTGGTTAGAGAGATTACAGTGCCCGCTGGTGGCTCCGTTGACCAAAAGGTAGTCATGGGTTGGCTCGCGGATGAAATACCGGGCTCAAAGCTGCATTATGAGAGCTTTAAGGCTGCTGACAGCAATGACACAGCCTTCTCTGCACAGGTGCGGGAGTACAACGAGTGGTGGGCAGAGAACATTCCATATATCGATGTTCCCGATGAGAATGTGAAGAAGGTACTTTATTATCGTTGGTGGTGTAACCGCTTTAATTTGCTGGATGCCAACATTCCGGGCAATGACTGGCAGTTCCCAATGAACATGGAGGGCGTTCTCGGCTACAACAACGGGATTACGGTCAGTGTACCTTGGGCGATGCAGGATCTGAAATGGCTGCGTGATCCTTCCTACTTGTATGGAACCTGGCTGGCTCAAGGGGAATATTCCGAGAATAAGAATTATAAAAATAATCCCGGACGTCCTAACATCTGGACCTGGGATATGATGCAGAACACGTCGCAAGTAGGCTGGGACGCTTACAAGATTTACGGTGGTGGTCAGGAAATATTGAAGAAGTTTGCTGATTTTTCTGCGACTGATGTTACCGGCACACTTGAACATTTTAAAGGCACTAATCCAAATCTTGTTTATTATAACCATGGTCCGATTACAGGTAATGACGGAGATACCGTATCCATGCACTGGAATGGCAGTGGTAACTATGCCCGCCTGGATGGTTCTTCTACTACCTACGCCAATGCAGTGGCAACAGCGAAGATGTACGAGCAGCTTGGAGATACTGCGGGTGCAGCTAAAATGAACACTGTGGCGCAGAATATTAAGAATTCAATTCTGAATGAGATGTGGTACGACAAGGCTGACTTTGATGGTGACGGTGTGGCGGATACGAATGGTACCGGCAGCTTTTTGCACAAAAAAGTTGTGGGCGGTACCGATGTATTCAACCCTTGGCGGGATAATAACATGTTTGTCTTTAACTTTGGTGTAGTACCAACTGAAGGTGAAGAAGGATATGAGGCGAAATATTTATCTCAGTTGTCTGATTACGCAGATCCGAATTATTATCCGATCTTTCCTTTCTTTACAGCGGATCAGAACAGCATTATGAAGCGGGTAGAAGATTTCAAGAATGGCAAGACGGATGCCTTCGGTACAGACCAGTTCGCATGGTGTAACTTCGGCAACTATATTAATACCGTTCGTGCCTCTCTGCGCTATTATCCTATAGATAACATCAATAGTGACGTTTACAAAACACTGTTTGATTGGGGCGCTTGGTTGCATACAGTGGAACCGGGCAATACGGACCACCTGGACTCTAATGAATTTTTCTGGCTGGAGGATTACTTCTTCGGCACACCATGGACAAAAGACAATCCTCCTAACCCTAGCGGAGATATGGTACGGGCATGGATTCACCACGATACGCTTGGCATGATGAATTACACTGTAGTTGAAGATATGGCGGGTATTCAGCCACGGACAGATGACAAGATCGAGCTATGGCCGATTAATGTCGATTATGACTATTTTGCTGTAGATAACGTGCGTTACCATGATGCTAACTTATCTATCGTATGGCAGGATCCTGCTAAGTATAGTGACAATCCTCATTATCAAGGTATTCCAGTAGGTTATTCGCTCTTCATTAATGACGAACTCGTAATGACAACTAACGAAATGTCCCATCTGATTTATGATACAGCTACTGGCAAGGTGGAAAAACCTTCAGGGGATGTAACTGGGGCCGTTGGCGACAACTCGAAGACACAGGTGTTATATGAAAAAGGCAGTGCTACGACGCTTGCTGCGGCAGATCAAACATCCTTAGCCAGCAATGAGAAGACTGTCGACATGTTTAATAAAGCAGGCGTTGATATTGTTAATAACGGTACGAATCTGGCTGTTGCTTCAGGCACTACTGTTGAATCGACTTATATCAAGAGCGGTTCGAATATCCGCAACCTGGCGGACAATTCGACAATCGCATCAATTAATCATACGTCAAACACAGCTTTATTCGGCGGTTCTCCGAATTCTGTCGATACGGTTACGTTCAAATTTGATGGAGTCCAGGCTGTGGACAATGTAAAAGTCTATTTCTATAATGACCGGCTTCTGAACGGTTATGGTACACCACAGACATTTGGTGTCGAATATCAGGATGCTGATGGAAGCTGGAAACCAGTGGAGGGACAATTCCGCTATCCGGAATATATTGCTTCCAACTATAACAATGTGGAGTTCCAAAAGGTTAACACTGCAGCGATTCGCATTCATGTGACGCATCCGCTGGAACTTGCGACCGCCATCAAGGAGATTCAGATCTACAATAATAATCTGGAGGTTAAGGCGGCTGCCAATCAGGCACCAAAGGTTTATCTAGAAACACCATTGAAGGTTGAGCAAAATGTTCCTCTGACGATTATGCCGCAGATCGTTGATGATGGGTTGCCAAGTGGCAAGCTGACTTATACCTGGGAGAAGATTTCAGGTGAAGGAGAAGTAGAGGAGACAGGGCTTGATAAAGCCATGCTGCAAGCCACCTTTAAGACGACTGGTGAATACGAATACCGCCTGACTGTCAGCGATGGAGAACTGGAAACTGTCGTGAAGGTTCCAGTCACCGTATTTGTAGCTACTGCGGAACTGACAGAGATGATCGCGAAGTTTGCGGATCGGGATTCCGGCAGACTTGTCCGGAACAAGGATGATTTTACTGCGGCAACATGGCAAGAGCTGCAAGCTGCGCTGACTGCTGCCAAGGCATTGCTGGCTCAGGGAGAATATACGCTGGAAGAGATCAAGGTGGCAACGGATCAAATGCGGATGGCGGTGGATAACCTTAGATACAGAAATGCTGCCCTTTTGGCTGCCCCTAGTGCCTCATACACTTCGGCATGGGAGTCTGTGTATGGCATTAATGATGGTTATATCCCTTATACTTCAGCAAGTATTTACAATAGCGAAGCAGAAACTCAGTATGGGAACTGGGGCGGTCCCGGTGAAAGCCACTGGCTGCAACTGACCTGGAAAGAGCCCGTGACTTTGTCAGGCAGCTCCGTGTACTTCTATGATGATGAAGGCGGTGTGCAGGTACCGGGAGATTACAACTTCGAATATTGGGATAAGGATGCTGGAAAATATGTACCGGTAACGGGCTTGAGCGAGAAAGGCAAAGCAAGAAATGCATTTAACGAGATAACCTTTGACGAGGTGAAGACGGATAAACTCCGTTTGATTCTTAATAAGCAGTCCACCAGTATTTGGACAGGCGTTAAGGAATGGCGGGCTATTTCGTCTAAGCCAGAAGGAGAAGTTCCTGCTCCCGGCGACCATGGTGCGATTGTGAGCATTGAACAGATTGCGGTGAGTACGACAGTTAACGTCGTGCCTACGCTTCCAGCTAAGGTTACAGTAACTTACGCCGATAAAACGACAGGCTTGGCAAGTGTGGTATGGGAGGAAATTCCCCTTAACAAACTCACCATTGCTACAGACTTCACTATATTTGGTAAAGTGGCGGGCACCGATATTGCTGCCAGCTGCCGCATCAGTGTGAGGTACGATAAATCTAAACTTAAAGCAGCCATTGATACAGCGGAAGATCCTTCGGTAAATGAAGAGAATTATACCGGAACGCTTGAGCAATGGGAGGCACTACGCATTGCACTAGAGGCTGCTAAAGCCACTTATGCAAATGACGGTGCTACCGATGGTGATATTAATGTGGCATATTCCAATTTGAAAAATGCCTTTGAAGCCTTACAGCCTGTCGAAGCTCATGATGCAACGATCAGCGGAATCACAATTCCGGGCGGATCTATTGATCAGGTAGCCAAAGAAATTATTTTACCGGATACGACTACGCTTGATGAGCTGAAGGAAGGACTTACTGTTCCGGTAGGGGTTACCTTCGCTGTGTACGAACCCGATAGCATTACTATTGCGGGAGAAATCCAAACGGGTTACAAGGTCATTGTGACAGCACTGGATAAAACAACGACCAGAACGTATACCTTAACATTGGTTTCTGTAAATCCGCCTCTCATAACGGCACCTTTGGAAGAGAAGCTTAGAGCAATAGAAGCTTTGGATAAGAGCCTTTATGTAGAGGAGAGCTGGAATACTCTTGAGAAAGAAGTAGCACGAGCAGTGATATTGCTGGAGAGTGGGACTGCCACTCAGGCAGACATTGATGAGGCATTAAGTCAGCTTAATGCGGCGGTTGCGGGCCTGAAGTTGCTTTCAGAAGCTACGCCAACACCTACGCCAACATCAACACCTGTACCGACAGCGACACCAACGCCAACGTCAACACCAAAACCAACAGAGGCACCGGGTACTTATGTGCCGGTAGCTACGGCCAAACCGTCTCCTAGCGCGTCTGCGATAGCCCCTGCTGTAAGCAGTGGTAAAATCGTGGTCCAGACGGTCATCGGAGCAGATGGAAAAGCATTGGCTGAACTCACTGCCGCAGATGTTGAAAAGGCAGCTAAAGATGCAAAGGATGGTATTCTGTCCATTGTCGTGAATCCTGCCGGAAACGCGAAACAAATTGTAATTGAGCTGCCACTGCAGTCACTGGCAGCAGCGGGAAATGTTAAATCCCTCAAGATTGATACAGGAACAGCAAGCATAATGCTGCCGGAAAGTTTCTTGAAGACTTACACAGATGCTAAGAACGGCAAACTTAAGCTTATTGTGGGCACTGGAGATGTATCCGGATTGCCACTGTCTGTAAGCAGTCAGTTGAATGCTGGTACAATTAAAGACATCAGTCTTAGCGTAGACGGTGTGGTTATTCCGAGTGATGTTCTGAAGACATCGGGGGTCAAGCTGGCACTTCCTTATACGCTGAAGTCTGGTGAGAAAGCTCATAAAGTAGTGGTTTATTACTTGAACAGTAATCAGCAACTAGAGATCGTTAAGAACGGAAGATTTAATACAGGAACACAGATGCTTGAGTTAACTTTGCCGCAGCTTGGCAGTTATGTAGTGGTTCACTCGAATGTTTCATTCAAAGATATCGCTACAGCTAATTGGGCGTTAAACAGCATTGAAGCACTCGCAGCACGAGGTGCAATCGAAGGGATGGATGCTGAACACTTTAATCCAAATGGAAATGTAACCCGTGCAGAATTCATCAAAATATTGATGAACGCTTTTGATTTACTAGATGAGACGGCTGTAAGCACATTTACAGACGTTAAGGATGGGGCATGGTATGCCAGTCCGATTGCGAGCGCTCAAAAGCTCGGCATTGTTAAAGGCAAAGCGGATGACAACTTTGGTGCAAGCGAGGAGATTACTCGTCAGGAAATGGCAGTCATGATTTATCGTTTGGCTCAGACGATTAATATCCCATTGACTGCCGGAACAAAGGCTTCTGGTGAAGCATTCTCTGATGTGAATCAGTTGTCTGCGGATGCAGCCAAAGCTGTAGAAGCGATGCGTATTAGTGGAATTATTAACGGTATGACATCCAACCAATTTGGGCCAAACGGTAAGGCTACAAGAGCGCAAGCAGCGACAGTGATCTTCCGCCTGTTTGAGCAGCTTCAATAA
- a CDS encoding spore germination protein, whose protein sequence is MEERPAGGNSNTSQKNTKSEQTLSTSLDEMMTLFRNIFKDDETLRIRVFSNMFTDSLRFGLVYVDGMVDKHLIQEGIIKPVMAFDFTKKNCDNKAELMENIRTQVISISDVVASEDFDEMIYSIIAGKTLLLIDGFAGVLNIGAQGWETKALAEPVTEKSVKGPREGFTESLLVNLTLIRRRVQDSELKFVFSSLGTRSKTPICICYMESLASPAILKELQNRIEQIDIDLILDTASLAELIRDEPYSPFEMTGSTERPDAVVSNMMEGRVAVLIEGSPFAMTVPYLFVENFQASSDYYINFYFGSFNRMLRVFGAFLSISIPALYVALVTYSQEMIPTMLLLSISTARVAVPFPTIVEALFMLTIFEILREAGERIPTYIGQAISIVGALVLGQAAVEARIVSAPMIIVVGLTGIMTLLNPRLTGPLIIVRTLLLGASFFLGIYGYFLGMLGLVVHLMSLRSFGVPYMLEVGSIRPQDIKDTAIRAPWWHMYLRPALIGARNMRRKGSNKVRRRP, encoded by the coding sequence GTGGAGGAACGGCCAGCAGGTGGAAACAGCAATACGTCTCAAAAAAACACAAAATCTGAGCAGACTCTGAGTACGTCACTGGATGAAATGATGACTTTGTTTCGAAACATATTCAAGGACGATGAAACGCTTAGAATCAGAGTGTTTAGCAACATGTTTACTGATAGTCTTCGCTTTGGGTTAGTCTATGTTGACGGAATGGTTGACAAGCATTTGATCCAGGAAGGGATTATTAAGCCTGTTATGGCTTTTGATTTTACCAAAAAGAATTGTGACAATAAAGCCGAGCTGATGGAGAACATCCGGACGCAGGTCATTAGCATTAGTGATGTGGTCGCCTCTGAAGATTTTGATGAAATGATTTATTCGATTATAGCTGGCAAGACCTTACTGCTGATAGACGGCTTTGCGGGTGTTCTGAACATTGGGGCACAGGGTTGGGAGACGAAAGCTCTTGCGGAACCGGTGACCGAAAAAAGTGTCAAAGGTCCAAGGGAAGGATTTACGGAATCACTGTTAGTGAATCTCACTCTTATTCGTCGCAGGGTGCAAGACTCCGAGTTAAAGTTTGTTTTTAGTTCACTGGGAACACGTTCCAAAACACCGATATGTATCTGTTATATGGAGAGCTTGGCATCACCGGCTATTCTCAAAGAATTACAGAATCGAATTGAACAGATTGACATAGATCTTATTCTGGACACGGCATCTCTGGCGGAATTAATTAGAGACGAACCCTATTCGCCCTTTGAGATGACAGGAAGTACAGAGCGCCCGGATGCCGTAGTCAGTAACATGATGGAGGGCAGAGTTGCCGTGCTTATAGAAGGCAGCCCGTTTGCAATGACCGTTCCCTATCTATTTGTAGAGAATTTTCAAGCCAGCTCGGATTATTACATTAACTTTTATTTTGGTTCGTTCAATCGAATGTTAAGAGTTTTTGGAGCTTTTTTGTCGATCAGTATTCCTGCTCTTTACGTAGCTTTAGTTACCTATAGCCAGGAAATGATCCCCACCATGTTGTTGCTCAGTATTTCTACAGCAAGAGTAGCAGTCCCTTTTCCTACAATAGTAGAGGCGCTATTCATGTTAACTATTTTTGAAATATTAAGAGAGGCGGGCGAGCGGATACCTACCTATATAGGGCAGGCTATCAGTATCGTAGGCGCTCTCGTGTTAGGACAAGCGGCAGTGGAGGCCAGAATAGTGAGTGCTCCAATGATTATTGTAGTCGGTTTAACAGGGATCATGACGCTACTTAATCCTAGGTTGACCGGTCCTTTAATTATCGTAAGAACATTGCTGCTGGGTGCGAGTTTTTTCCTGGGGATATACGGATATTTTCTTGGAATGCTTGGTTTAGTAGTACATTTGATGAGTTTGCGCAGCTTTGGGGTTCCATACATGCTTGAAGTAGGCTCTATCCGTCCTCAGGACATTAAAGATACAGCGATCAGGGCACCGTGGTGGCATATGTATCTGCGTCCGGCGTTGATTGGGGCACGAAATATGAGGAGAAAAGGCTCCAATAAAGTAAGGAGAAGACCATGA
- a CDS encoding Ger(x)C family spore germination protein, translating to MSKLKRILLIVISMMLLICNTGCWNYFEIDDMSIVAGVAIDKGKKDGQLLVTTEIVDTKEGLKSSQAGFKMITLAGETMFDIVRGMISITGKKLFWSHSKAIILSEEIAREGVTKVIDWYNRDTETRSDVYIFVAKDKPAQEIISLSSSTESIMSYALAQQMRTEKNVSTAPVVEIWDFIDKLEASGEYAIAPLIYVHEQNKMKNARVSGTAIFKMDKMIGMISGEETKYMLFANNQIQGGVLIVKDESGEPNFSLEILSNRTKIKPVWVNGKLQIKLNTLTHAGLDEVKSSGEFNSLDSKKTIERWAEKELEEQIFSVIHKVQKDYHADIFGFGELLHEKMPRTWEKIEKNWVKEFSNVEVVVNSKVIIENSAQTTRSIKIHQK from the coding sequence ATGAGCAAGCTGAAAAGGATACTTCTGATTGTTATATCCATGATGCTTCTGATCTGCAATACAGGCTGCTGGAACTACTTTGAAATTGACGATATGTCGATTGTTGCTGGGGTCGCAATTGATAAGGGAAAAAAAGACGGTCAGTTATTGGTAACGACAGAAATTGTAGATACGAAGGAAGGGTTGAAATCAAGTCAGGCTGGTTTCAAAATGATTACGCTCGCGGGCGAGACCATGTTTGATATTGTGCGGGGGATGATCTCGATTACTGGAAAAAAGTTATTTTGGAGCCATTCTAAGGCGATTATCCTCAGTGAGGAGATTGCAAGGGAGGGAGTCACCAAAGTAATTGATTGGTACAACAGGGATACGGAAACCCGATCAGATGTGTATATCTTTGTCGCTAAAGACAAACCGGCTCAAGAAATCATAAGCCTAAGTAGTTCAACTGAGAGTATTATGTCTTACGCACTTGCACAGCAGATGAGAACTGAGAAGAATGTCAGCACAGCGCCTGTTGTGGAAATCTGGGACTTCATTGACAAGCTTGAGGCTTCTGGAGAATATGCTATCGCTCCGTTAATTTATGTCCATGAACAAAATAAGATGAAGAATGCACGAGTTAGCGGAACAGCTATATTCAAAATGGATAAAATGATCGGTATGATCAGTGGCGAAGAAACGAAATACATGCTGTTTGCCAACAATCAAATCCAGGGAGGTGTGTTAATCGTAAAGGATGAAAGTGGAGAGCCTAACTTTTCGCTCGAGATTTTATCCAATCGCACAAAAATAAAACCTGTATGGGTAAATGGTAAGCTCCAAATAAAACTTAATACACTGACACATGCCGGATTGGACGAGGTCAAATCTTCGGGCGAATTCAATAGTCTGGACAGCAAGAAGACGATAGAAAGGTGGGCTGAAAAAGAACTAGAAGAGCAGATTTTCTCAGTTATTCATAAGGTTCAGAAGGATTACCATGCAGATATTTTTGGGTTTGGAGAGCTCCTTCATGAGAAAATGCCGCGGACCTGGGAGAAAATCGAGAAAAACTGGGTGAAAGAATTTTCCAACGTAGAAGTAGTAGTGAATTCCAAGGTGATTATTGAGAACAGTGCACAAACGACAAGGTCTATCAAGATTCATCAAAAATAG
- a CDS encoding GerAB/ArcD/ProY family transporter, which produces MNKEIISTGHAISIAVLFIMGTSIFMGVPGQSGNSNWIAVLLAMVLVAPLLLIYARLHVLLPGKDLFDMLITVFGGILGRIISTLYIWYSFHLGALIIRNFGEFSRTITLTDTPMLAPMICLGLLCVWVVKAGIEVMGRSAKLLLLFAVFVNLVLITLAFSRLEYHHLLPLLDKGWQPLLSDTLGTFSFPFAEIVIFLGAFSNLSDKSSIRKILFGSLVISGVIIIMATLRNLLMLGPEVLSSLYFPAYVSAGRINVGDFLTRIEGSSAVAFVITTFIKTSLCLYVASSGIAKVLKLKSYRSVVLQMGLLMIYFADFVYKDIMEMYYFSYHIYKIYAFPFQVIIPLMLWICAEIVVSRRKNKQLAPQLQQ; this is translated from the coding sequence ATGAATAAAGAGATCATATCAACAGGGCATGCTATTAGTATTGCTGTCTTATTTATTATGGGGACTTCAATATTTATGGGCGTACCGGGACAATCCGGTAACAGTAACTGGATCGCCGTATTGTTAGCTATGGTGCTGGTTGCCCCACTTTTGCTGATATATGCCAGACTCCACGTCCTATTACCGGGTAAGGATCTATTTGATATGTTGATTACCGTGTTTGGCGGAATCCTGGGTCGAATCATCTCCACTCTCTATATATGGTATTCCTTTCATTTGGGGGCACTAATTATTAGAAACTTTGGAGAATTCAGTCGCACAATTACCTTAACGGATACCCCTATGTTAGCACCTATGATATGTCTGGGACTATTGTGTGTTTGGGTGGTTAAGGCGGGGATTGAAGTGATGGGGAGAAGCGCTAAGCTCCTGTTGCTGTTTGCTGTATTTGTTAATTTAGTACTGATAACACTCGCCTTTTCCAGACTGGAATATCATCATTTACTTCCTCTGTTGGACAAAGGCTGGCAGCCTTTATTAAGCGACACTCTGGGTACTTTTTCTTTTCCATTTGCGGAGATTGTAATATTTCTGGGAGCATTCAGTAATTTATCGGACAAGAGCTCAATACGGAAGATATTATTTGGTAGTCTAGTAATTTCAGGGGTGATTATCATTATGGCTACTTTGCGTAACCTGTTGATGCTGGGTCCTGAAGTTCTATCCAGTTTATATTTTCCCGCTTATGTGTCTGCTGGCCGTATTAATGTAGGTGATTTTCTGACCCGAATTGAAGGTTCATCGGCAGTTGCTTTTGTAATCACTACTTTTATCAAGACAAGTTTATGTCTGTATGTAGCGAGTAGTGGGATAGCAAAAGTACTCAAGCTCAAGAGTTACCGCTCTGTTGTGCTTCAGATGGGACTACTCATGATCTATTTTGCGGATTTTGTGTACAAGGATATTATGGAAATGTACTATTTTTCTTACCATATTTATAAAATATACGCCTTTCCTTTTCAGGTGATTATTCCACTGATGTTATGGATTTGCGCTGAAATTGTTGTGAGCCGGCGTAAAAATAAACAGCTAGCGCCGCAGTTGCAGCAATAG